Proteins encoded within one genomic window of Eurosta solidaginis isolate ZX-2024a chromosome 1, ASM4086904v1, whole genome shotgun sequence:
- the Ctl2 gene encoding choline transporter-like 2 — protein MSEDRELIHKYGKPMPYDRNFRGPEWRNRSCTDVHCLIIFLIFLCGWGFIAQYAIRNGDLNKLVVPTDSFNRKCGIDSSVLHKKYLFFFDMGKCIDPFVPLTGCPTPQVCVESCPTQTFIFEKMQDQKSIAELRELMICLTEADKNGLISKDAMRKAIREQRCAGTYMKSVPFLNRCMWEFSSQICELIPSVLLPRSRRASTNDSAGIGETQGRQLIDALLADDSTLSELKMEALALTAIPNAAIKERQQLVDEPKIQCRQRTEQAETIKQKVRQADTHLAKLVGNMVAHFYNGTHDAQQLGEEIVEDIFNSWYVVLMALMCTLVASLILIALMRWFAAPILWISILGVLVGLGFGIYFSVKQYQFWRDTATVPNHTLNLEAAVKNILQEPKIWLYLSIFLSICLVIILLLVIVLRNRIRIAIALTKEGSKAVSSIISTVFFPIFSWVLFILAVSYAIGVGLYLGSIGEPAFRMIRQLDASSLTGISQEMCICTGPAINYTVGKRCEPKIFEQNCYIESTRTECMRTTCSFNGIEHPTLVNWFIGYNVFGFFWLTFFIAAFTDMVLALTFATWYWTFKKRDVPYFTLGRAFRQTIFYHLGTLAFGALILAICRMIRVALEYIDSKLKKYDNAVTRAILCLFKFFFWLLETFLRFLSRNAYIMCAIHGKNFCSSAKDAFNLIMRNFLRVVAVDKVTDFLFFLSKVLLTGAAGVGTYYFVVHSPHLVQLHYNAVPVTLVVLAAFIMTSVFFGVYSMAVDTLFLCFLEDCERNDGSPEKPYYMSKQLMRILGKRNKFPRQRSTS, from the coding sequence ATGTCTGAAGATCGAGAATTAATCCATAAATATGGCAAGCCAATGCCATACGATCGCAATTTTCGTGGACCCGAATGGCGCAATCGAAGCTGTACAGATGTACATTGCCTAATAATTTTCCTAATCTTTCTGTGTGGTTGGGGTTTTATAGCACAATACGCCATACGAAATGGAGATCTTAATAAATTAGTTGTGCCAACAGATTCATTCAATCGCAAATGTGGCATCGATTCATCTGTATTgcataagaaatatttatttttcttcgataTGGGCAAATGTATCGATCCATTTGTACCGCTAACTGGCTGCCCAACACCACAGGTATGCGTGGAAAGCTGTCCAACGCAAACATTCATATTTGAAAAGATGCAAGATCAAAAATCCATAGCGGAGCTAAGAGAACTTATGATATGTCTAACAGAAGCTGATAAAAATGGTCTGATTAGTAAGGATGCGATGCGTAAAGCGATCAGAGAACAGCGTTGTGCTGGCACATATATGAAAAGTGTACCATTCTTAAATCGTTGCATGTGGGAATTCTCATCACAAATTTGTGAACTTATACCATCGGTGCTCTTACCGCGCAGCAGACGTGCATCTACAAATGATAGCGCAGGTATTGGTGAAACTCAAGGACGCCAACTTATTGATGCATTACTCGCAGATGATTCAACTTTGTCTGAATTAAAAATGGAAGCCCTCGCTCTAACTGCAATACCAAATGCAGCAATTAAAGAGAGACAACAGCTGGTGGATGAACCAAAGATACAATGTCGTCAACGTACCGAACAAGCTGAAACAATTAAACAGAAAGTGCGTCAAGCTGATACACATCTCGCAAAGTTAGTAGGCAATATGGTTGCACATTTCTACAATGGCACACACGATGCACAGCAGTTGGGTGAGGAGATTGTGGAGGATATTTTTAACTCATGGTATGTGGTGTTGATGGCTTTGATGTGCACTTTGGTGGCATCGCTAATTTTAATTGCTTTGATGCGCTGGTTTGCGGCACCCATTCTATGGATATCCATACTTGGTGTTTTGGTGGGTCTTGGTTTTGGCATATATTTTAGCGTGAAACAATATCAATTTTGGCGTGACACCGCTACAGTGCCCAATCACACACTCAACTTGGAAGCGGCTGTTAAGAATATATTACAAGAACCCAAAATTTGGTTATATCTGAGCATATTCCTTAGTATCTGTTTGGTGATCATACTGCTATTGGTAATTGTGTTACGCAATCGTATACGCATAGCAATTGCGCTAACCAAAGAAGGCAGCAAAGCGGTATCGAGCATTATATCTACAGTATTCTTTCCCATATTCTCATGGGTGCTCTTCATTTTAGCTGTGTCATATGCTATTGGCGTCGGTCTGTATTTGGGTTCAATTGGTGAACCTGCCTTTCGTATGATACGTCAATTAGATGCATCCAGCCTAACTGGCATCTCGCAAGAAATGTGTATTTGTACTGGTCCAGCTATAAATTACACAGTTGGCAAACGCTGTGAACCAAAAATATTTGAACAAAATTGTTATATCGAGAGCACGCGTACCGAATGTATGCGTACTACATGCAGTTTTAACGGCATCGAGCATCCCACATTGGTTAATTGGTTTATTGGTTATAATGTATTCGGTTTCTTTTGGCTAACATTCTTCATAGCCGCCTTTACCGATATGGTTTTGGCGCTTACATTTGCTACATGGTATTGGACTTTTAAGAAACGTGATGTACCATATTTCACGCTAGGACGCGCCTTCCGTCAAACGATATTCTATCATTTGGGCACATTGGCTTTTGGCGCGCTCATACTCGCGATATGTCGCATGATACGCGTCGCTTTGGAATACATCGATTCAAAGTTGAAAAAATATGATAATGCCGTTACACGCGCAATACTTTgtcttttcaaatttttcttttggctaCTAGAAACCTTCTTGCGTTTCCTCAGTCGTAATGCATATATTATGTGCGCCATACATGGCAAGAATTTCTGTTCGAGCGCCAAGGACGCTTTTAATTTGATTATGCGTAATTTCCTGCGTGTTGTTGCTGTGGATAAAGTCACCGATTTCTTATTTTTCTTATCGAAAGTTTTACTAACTGGCGCCGCTGGTGTTGGCACATATTATTTTGTAGTGCATAGTCCACATCTTGTACAGTTACACTACAATGCCGTACCTGTGACGCTGGTCGTTCTAGCTGCTTTCATAATGACGTCTGTGTTCTTTGGCGTTTATTCAATGGCAGTGGATACATTGTTTTTGTGCTTCCTGGAGGATTGTGAACGTAATGATGGCTCACCTGAAAAACCGTATTATATGTCCAAGCAATTAATGCGTATACTGGGTAAACGTAATAAGTTTCCACGTCAACGTAGCACGAGTTAA